In the genome of Flavobacterium panacagri, one region contains:
- a CDS encoding tetratricopeptide repeat protein → MNVTDYTYLMNKPDAITEKQADALGSVLNEFPYFQSARALRLKGLYNQNSFKYNYALKVTAAHTSDRSVLFDFITSEVFTSVQNDFYEQKLRDLLEITVFDSEIISPEQIRKALQKNDPEEQPVPDIKEAQSVSTVSAEQSLKIEDFVKPEEPIKIEESLKIEEPLVVTEVKNIPEIDPSIFMAIKEAQTVTFEKPAIEEKPITIPEIDPSIFMAIKEAQSVTYEKPVIEEEKKIESIITSETIENVTSETTESLEEIDIPSFTESEKTEEPEIEKPKIDRIENSILSSIKVSETPTVSESAKEIEEETKFDRIENSILSSIKEAEAAIPEEPAIIEEVKVIPVIEQPVSSTIEEDEEEGVIEEMIIPEPKFNTIERSILSSIKEAETVIPKIEVKEEIIEEIIEETVEEITAEQLQEEIEEIIEETPEEFEEERTESVKTAAEHLEIGKPLDFSLREKHSFQEWLQLSRTEPIDRSNDLSPEERAAKEASEKAQQEEERQKKASIIDKFIENNPKISPIKPGNSAPIVQIESAPEDNSYLMTETLARVYLEQKKYTKAIQAYEILILKYPEKITFFADRISDIKILQQNNNNNN, encoded by the coding sequence ATGAACGTTACTGATTATACCTACTTAATGAACAAACCGGATGCTATTACAGAAAAGCAGGCGGATGCATTAGGAAGTGTTCTGAATGAATTTCCGTATTTTCAAAGTGCACGCGCATTACGATTAAAAGGACTTTACAATCAAAACAGTTTTAAGTATAATTATGCTTTAAAAGTTACAGCAGCACATACTTCGGATCGTTCCGTTTTATTTGATTTTATCACTTCAGAAGTTTTTACATCTGTTCAAAATGATTTCTACGAACAAAAACTAAGAGATCTTTTAGAAATTACGGTTTTTGATAGCGAAATTATTTCTCCTGAACAAATTAGAAAAGCACTTCAAAAAAATGATCCCGAAGAACAGCCTGTTCCTGACATTAAAGAAGCTCAATCCGTTTCTACAGTTTCAGCTGAACAATCCTTAAAAATTGAGGATTTTGTAAAACCAGAAGAACCGATAAAAATAGAGGAATCTTTAAAAATTGAAGAACCTTTAGTTGTTACTGAAGTCAAAAATATTCCAGAAATAGATCCTTCTATTTTTATGGCTATTAAAGAAGCTCAAACGGTAACTTTTGAGAAACCAGCAATAGAAGAAAAACCTATAACAATTCCTGAAATAGATCCTTCTATTTTTATGGCTATCAAAGAAGCACAGTCGGTAACTTATGAAAAACCAGTTATTGAAGAGGAAAAGAAAATAGAATCTATTATCACTTCTGAAACTATAGAAAATGTAACTTCCGAAACTACAGAATCTTTAGAAGAAATTGATATTCCTTCTTTTACTGAATCAGAAAAAACAGAAGAGCCCGAAATTGAAAAACCTAAAATTGATCGTATTGAAAATTCCATTTTAAGTTCTATAAAAGTTTCTGAAACTCCTACTGTATCAGAATCAGCAAAAGAAATTGAGGAAGAAACAAAATTTGATCGTATTGAAAATTCGATTTTAAGCTCTATTAAAGAAGCTGAAGCTGCAATTCCTGAAGAACCAGCAATTATAGAAGAAGTTAAGGTTATTCCTGTTATTGAACAACCTGTTTCAAGCACTATCGAAGAAGACGAAGAAGAAGGCGTTATTGAGGAAATGATAATTCCAGAACCTAAGTTTAATACAATCGAAAGATCAATTCTTTCTTCAATTAAAGAAGCAGAAACTGTAATTCCTAAAATCGAGGTTAAAGAAGAAATTATTGAAGAAATTATTGAAGAAACTGTTGAAGAAATTACTGCTGAACAACTTCAGGAAGAAATTGAAGAAATTATAGAAGAAACTCCTGAAGAATTTGAAGAAGAAAGAACTGAATCAGTAAAAACTGCTGCAGAACATTTGGAGATTGGCAAACCTTTGGATTTTTCATTAAGAGAAAAACACTCTTTCCAAGAATGGCTTCAATTATCTAGAACAGAACCAATTGATCGTTCAAATGATCTTTCTCCTGAAGAAAGAGCAGCAAAAGAAGCTTCTGAAAAAGCACAACAAGAGGAAGAAAGACAAAAAAAAGCCAGCATAATCGATAAATTTATCGAAAACAATCCGAAAATCTCTCCAATTAAACCTGGAAATAGCGCTCCGATTGTTCAGATTGAAAGTGCTCCAGAGGACAATTCGTACCTAATGACAGAGACTTTGGCTAGAGTATATCTGGAACAAAAGAAATATACAAAGGCAATTCAGGCATATGAAATATTAATTTTGAAATATCCAGAAAAAATT
- a CDS encoding LptE family protein → MKYLKHILILLIATTFSSCTVKYNFTGTGKIDAKTFQVNFFQNNADLVEPGIDRTFTLALQDLIMNQTNLNLVSVNGDLTYEGEIVDYRITPMTATAVGSNGDVGAAQNRLSIRVNVRFMNKKKETDDFEKPFEFYYDFPGQELPTGATLNDALKTIFERITQDIFNESLAKW, encoded by the coding sequence ATGAAATACTTAAAACATATCCTTATTCTACTTATCGCTACAACTTTTAGCAGCTGTACTGTAAAATACAATTTTACAGGAACTGGAAAAATTGATGCTAAAACCTTTCAGGTTAACTTTTTTCAAAACAACGCAGATTTAGTAGAACCAGGAATCGACAGAACTTTTACATTGGCTTTGCAGGATTTGATTATGAATCAGACCAATTTAAACTTGGTAAGTGTCAATGGTGATTTAACATACGAAGGAGAAATTGTAGATTATAGAATTACTCCAATGACAGCAACAGCCGTAGGATCAAATGGCGATGTGGGAGCCGCTCAAAACCGTTTGTCAATTCGTGTGAATGTTAGATTCATGAATAAGAAAAAAGAAACAGATGACTTCGAAAAACCTTTTGAATTCTATTATGATTTCCCAGGACAGGAACTCCCAACAGGAGCAACATTAAATGATGCGCTTAAAACAATTTTTGAAAGAATTACCCAAGACATTTTTAATGAGTCATTGGCGAAATGGTAA
- a CDS encoding sigma-54 interaction domain-containing protein, whose amino-acid sequence METVQAIKQRFEIIGNDPKLNRAIEKAIQVAPTDISVMVTGESGVGKENIPRIIHSLSHRKHGKYIAVNCGAIPEGTIDSELFGHEKGAFTGATSTREGYFEVADGGTIFLDEVGELPLTTQVRLLRVLENGEFIKVGSSQVQKTNVRIVAATNVNLFNAIEKGKFREDLYYRLSTVEITLPPLRERNDDIHLLFRKFVADFAHKYKMPPLRLDDDAVQLLQKFRWSGNIRQLRNVAEQISVLETNRDITLATLQSYLPAEGSNLPSVINDSKKESDFSTERDILYKVLFDMKSDLNDLKKLTLELMKNGTSKVQDINPNLIQKIYGNQENDSEIDFEEEPRTAVMTTPAVREDNYQIPDDNYLFAETIEEEEILRLEQKEIEMIKKSLEKNKGKRKAAADELGISERTLYRKIKQFDL is encoded by the coding sequence ATGGAAACAGTTCAAGCAATAAAACAGCGATTTGAGATAATTGGAAATGATCCAAAATTAAATCGTGCCATTGAAAAAGCCATTCAGGTTGCTCCAACTGATATTTCGGTTATGGTAACTGGGGAAAGTGGTGTTGGTAAAGAAAATATTCCTAGAATTATACATTCGCTTTCACACAGAAAGCATGGTAAATATATTGCAGTAAACTGCGGAGCTATTCCGGAAGGAACTATTGATAGTGAACTTTTTGGTCACGAAAAAGGGGCGTTTACAGGTGCCACAAGCACTCGTGAAGGTTATTTTGAAGTGGCAGACGGCGGAACAATATTTTTAGATGAAGTTGGAGAATTACCTTTGACAACTCAGGTAAGATTGTTACGTGTTTTAGAAAATGGCGAATTTATAAAAGTAGGTTCATCCCAAGTTCAAAAAACAAATGTCCGTATTGTTGCAGCAACAAATGTGAATTTATTTAATGCAATCGAAAAAGGTAAATTCCGTGAAGATTTGTATTATCGTTTGAGTACAGTCGAAATTACTTTACCGCCTTTACGAGAAAGAAACGATGATATTCATTTGTTATTTAGAAAATTCGTAGCCGATTTTGCCCATAAATACAAAATGCCTCCGTTAAGATTGGATGATGATGCTGTTCAGCTTTTACAGAAATTTAGATGGAGCGGTAATATTCGTCAACTTCGAAATGTGGCGGAACAGATTTCTGTTTTAGAAACCAATCGCGATATTACGCTGGCCACTTTACAATCGTATCTGCCTGCAGAAGGAAGTAATCTACCTTCGGTAATTAATGACAGTAAAAAAGAAAGTGACTTCAGTACCGAAAGAGATATCTTATACAAAGTCCTCTTTGATATGAAAAGTGACTTAAACGATTTGAAAAAACTGACATTAGAATTGATGAAAAACGGCACTTCTAAAGTTCAAGATATTAATCCAAATCTAATTCAGAAAATATACGGAAACCAAGAAAACGACAGCGAAATTGATTTTGAAGAAGAACCAAGAACTGCTGTCATGACAACGCCAGCCGTTCGTGAAGACAACTATCAGATACCAGATGATAATTATTTGTTTGCCGAAACTATAGAAGAAGAAGAAATTTTACGCCTAGAGCAGAAAGAAATCGAAATGATCAAAAAATCATTAGAAAAAAACAAAGGAAAACGTAAAGCTGCTGCTGATGAATTGGGTATTTCTGAAAGGACTTTATACCGCAAAATCAAACAATTCGATTTATAG
- a CDS encoding GxxExxY protein, with translation MIDTNEYYYKKDQNYQIVGICMEVHRLLGPGLLEIVYKDALEIEFKNNNIPYHREKEFSIEYKGVILPHKFYADFIVYEDIILEVKSVKEISNDHLAQTLNYMKLADTPVGIIANFQNKSLVHKRLINS, from the coding sequence ATGATCGATACAAACGAATATTACTACAAGAAAGATCAAAATTATCAAATTGTAGGCATATGCATGGAAGTACATAGATTACTAGGCCCTGGATTACTTGAAATTGTCTATAAAGATGCATTAGAAATTGAATTCAAAAATAACAACATTCCTTATCATCGAGAAAAGGAATTTTCAATAGAATACAAAGGAGTTATTTTGCCTCATAAATTTTATGCCGATTTTATAGTTTATGAAGATATAATATTAGAAGTAAAATCAGTTAAAGAAATTAGCAATGATCATCTTGCTCAAACATTAAATTACATGAAGCTTGCGGATACTCCTGTTGGAATAATTGCAAACTTTCAAAACAAATCATTAGTACACAAAAGATTGATAAATTCATAA